A region of the Nymphalis io chromosome 6, ilAglIoxx1.1, whole genome shotgun sequence genome:
gttttttttacattatctaCTAACGGCTTGTGAATATAttaacacattttatattttcgatttTCAAAGAAAAGGATTGATCTTCTACATTCATTAACTTTCTTCCAGGACTAATTAAGGAAGTGATCAAAAATATTGGCTTTTgtgctaacaaaaaaaaaaccgagaCGATAAACTAAGTATTTTTAACCGTTGGACCATTTCTCACGGGATAATGAActgatgattgcgggttcaagcctAGACAAGTAcacctgaattttcatgagcatGGTGAATATGCCATCAGCATAGGAGCATCatggtggaagaagctccaaaaaccttctactcaaaaggtCCTTGGTCCATTTACCTGCTGCTGCTCTTACGCTTATATATTCGATGCccacttgtattttttttccttttctaagatttaataaatgtttctgTTGAAGAGaattaagcaataaaatgttattgtataaaactgttaaaaataacagtaaaaatattacttaatttaaaagtattaatgttATGGAATTGTTTGTTTCACTCACCCAGTTTTTACTAGATATTACAATTGTTTGTTTTGCTGAGCGTCATAGTTTTTGATTTATGGactagttaaaaaaaacatcatagaCAACCGTTTACTTTTTGGTTAGTGTTTTTCGCAATGTTAAagttaaattctatatttttgcGGTATATCAGCTTGTCTAGCAGTGTTGACAGTTAGTACTGTACAGTTTTCTGCTTGCCTTCATATCCTACACTTTTTTCTATGTAAGCgaatatttcgaaatattttataggaGTTGTAGTAAAATgttcaaacttaaaaaaaaaaaaactagaaaaaaataatcatatttttagttCTTGAAGCCCGTTTgcttaaaatagttttgtttgctCTGAttcttgatgatgatgatgactacTGGACTGATTTCCGTCACAGCGGATATTCTTAACATCGACTAGCTAACTGCGctgaagatatatatatatatatgtattacaaactACAAGTGCACACTCACTTGTGCAAATATGCACTCTTAGTTTTATCGTTATCATAATCCGATAATTTAACGGCCTTAAGTGATTTTAAGACGCTTTTGTAAGCACTGGCAACTTCTATAATTGAAGCTATTGATATATACTGTCAATTTCTGGACTTGACTTGTCTTGGCGGAATTTGAAGCCAGGAAATATGGACTTTTATAAGCTGGCTAACAGACCAGCGAGGCATTCGAATCTGTTTTTATGtgcaaaaaatacatttattcgaAAGTGAGTGAATTTGTAATtgccataaataataataccgtaccgtaacagcctgtgaatgtctcactgctgggctaaaggcctcctctcctctttttgaggagaaggtttggagcttattccaccacgctgctccaatgcgggttggtagaattcacatgtggcacaatttcagtgaaattagacacatgcaggtttcctcacgatgttttccttcaccgtaaagcacgagatgaattataatcacaaattaagcacatgaaaattcagtggtgcttgcccgggttcgaacccacgatcatcggttaagattcacgcgttcttaccgcagggacatctcggctttttataaataataataatataattaattaaaatcataatatctttaattaaaattaaattaaagttatgaaCTGAAGTTTATACCCGGGCAAGATAAAATAAAGCGTATAAATAAAGTTCATTTCTAATGTAAGATGTTGAAAAATAGATTCAGGTTTGAAATTAATACCCCGGATATGACTATGCGACTATGATTATcttaacgatttaaaaatgaacAAGTCTTACTGGctcaacattaaatataatttattgatttacatttatacatttcttacatatcattatattgttatatttttttattcattatagtgaatcgaaattacaataaaatttaatattttcaaaagaaagaagataaaatttgtCTTTGACACTATGtcatttggaaaaatattttaagagttaCGACGATGACAAATTGAGTGCACGGTACTATGCAGGAGTACACTGCGGGAGTGCTGAGAGAAGAATTCGGTCATTgcctaagtataaaattaacaaaactgagaaaaaaaatattttagaacatgatgtaattaaatgattaccatacaaaaagtTGTAGATAGTCAACCTCAAAAGATAGACATATACTATCGCAGAATTTTTTTAGAACTTTTCTAGACAAACAATTCCGTCATACATCATAGTTGTGTTACTTTAACCGTTTACGCAAcgcacgcaacggaagctctcaaaaggAATAAATTTTCTCCGTTAATTCGAACCAGCAGTTCCTGATTAGCGCGTTCCACCAAACAagaggatcggtctgacccggcaaattatcggccaatagctatcaccttagtactttgtaaggtgatggaacggattttaaacaaccaactgatccattacctagaagatcactgtctaattaatgatcgtcagtacgggtttcgaccaaaacgatCCACAGGTGATCtactagcgtacgtaacacacctctggggtgaagctatcgacaagcatgaagaatcgttggctgtcagcctcgatatctccaaggctttcgacagggtctggcacagaagtcttctctccaagctaccggcatatggtctgcctgctcagctatgcacctggattgccagcttcctacacaagcgtagccttcgtgttttagtagatggttgcgcttcacaattctatgtagtgaatgctggggtcccccagggatctgtgctatctcccacactctttcttttgcatatcaatgatatgctctcccttgggaacatacattgctatgcagatgatagtacagtgcatggtggataccacggacgcgcagtggctgggcgggcggaaactgaggagaggcgggagaatcttgtcattgaactcgataggacgttagatctcatcgccaaatggggctctgataatcttgttgagtttaatgccaagaaaacacaggtatgcgctctcacggcgaaaaagtcaacattttaccctcttccctccctctgcggtactccgctggtgatgcaaagcaaaatcgccatgctggggattgacgttcgctgcgaccttagtccaagggattacatcgaggctgttataaaaacagcttcacggaaactcggagttctgaacaaggtgcggcgctttttcacgccacaacaactgtgcctgctgtacaaaacacaggtacggtcttgcgtggaatattgctcgcacctttgggatggctccgctaagtacctacttgaggccttggaccggttgcagcgacgtgccgtacgcattattggcgacgtaaaggtcacaaacacccttgaacctttacaattgcgtcgtgagatagcagcactgagcgctttctatcgactgtatcacggcgagtgctctgaggaattattctctctaattcctgcttccttcttaagtccacgcgagctggttctcgatgtcaccgcctaactgtgacatcaattccatcgcgaacaaagaaatttggcaactcctttctttgtcgcacttccaaaaaatggaattccttaccagttcacgtattcccctcctcttacaacccgggttccttcaaacgaggcgtgaagaggcatcttgcgggccggcaaggcgaaggaggctagtgcagaacgtttttcccgtctgtactggccgtcgtcgcgtttggactctactaccacttaccatcaggtggagtagagtcatttgccctcccggcgatatataaaaaaaaaaaaaaaaacaaattctttaGCAAACAGACTTCCATACAACTATTTATCCTTTACTTATACTTAAGCGAAACAATGGAAAATAGCtagcttatatttataagatatccCTTTTTTGTAGGAGTGCTAGAGCGATAAATTGTTTTAACCGACAAAAGTATTGTAGTTAAAATGTCATTTTACAGAAATTCCTATAACTTTCAAgaaagtaaaatgaaaatttcgTCTCACTTCGTAAATATATAAGGTTATTGTTGAATGtgcataatatttaacaaagaataaattaagttttggaTTAATTGTGATAGAAAATGTTTAGTTCTTCAAcctattttttagtttaataatattttttttatagctatAATTAGAAAATTGTTTTGGTTATCTCAATTGGAAGCCTGAGAAGCCACAGAATTGAGGTGATTCATGATGGAAATTAATGCTGTAAGTGGTAAAGCTCAGCTATCATTCAAAATAAGTGAGCGCCATAAAACTcgttataatactttatttcagcTTAAACTTCctgtcttttaaataatttgttcgtGAAGGCTGGAGTTGGTCCAAATTAAATTACACAGAAAATGTTGAGTTCCATTTGTAAATCTGAAAATTActtctgttttaattttgtatcctatataaatatatatccatattacctggaatattttttttaatccataaTACTTTGATACTAAGAGAAAACGTAGTTGCGTGTTAAAGTTGGTGTTCATAAGTTGGTTGTTCATAAgatgatgaaattatttatttttaaaaaatttggaTTTCAATCTCGCGTTCCTTACATACCCTTCTTGACATGCGATTTCATTTCTAtgctttttgtataaaaaacgaCCGGAGATATTGGATTTAAAAAATGACCGGATGTATTGGATTTCACATTTTTGTTGGCTAACAAAGCTAAGTTTttgtaatgtatggggtagttttagaatattacttttataactgtgggtaattgtaaacccatatatggtggtctctcgctattaaacgctcaaccaaatggacgtcttttattgcgctcagtaattatcctcaaataattaataataatattatatattattcacatattcaaCAGTGGCGACGAGTAGTAAAGAAACTACGTGTGTGACGCATCGTTTTATTACTATGTCGGTGGGAAAACTGGAACAATTCGACCTTGGCAAGGACGATTGGAATTTGTATGTGGATCGGTTGgaacagtattttattgttaacgatgTGAAACCGGCGATACGAGTAGCGACACTGATAACGGTGATCGGAAGTGACGCGTACGAACTGATGGTGAATTTATGTACACCAGTCAAACCATCTGCGAAAAGCTATGAAGAGCTGGTGGATGTTATGCGACGTCATCTTCAACCTAAACCGAGTGTATTGGCGGAGCGGTTCAAATTCAGACAAAGAGTGCAACGTCATAATGAGTCCGTGGCGGAATATGCGGCGGCATTAAAGAAATTGACGAAACATTGCGGTTTTTGTTCGGAAACATTATTGGATAATTTGAGGGATCAATTTGTATGTGGTATTAACAGTGACTGTATCCGTCAAAGAATGTTTGCGGAGGATAATATAACGTTCGATTCGGCGTTTAAACTCGCGGTGACAATGGAAGCTGCAGAGGCGGATGCAGCCTTGGTAGAAGGTCGTACCAGGAGATTAGGTGACGGCGTATCAGAGGCGGAGGAATCTATAAACCAGATTACGTCCAGGAAAAGAAGCACAGGGaaacatctacaaaaatatatgaacgtaGGAACGCGAGAACCGGTTTTAAGCAGTGGTACAAGCCTCACAAGCGGAGCGATAATTAGCAGGCGGagcgataataatatgaatgacttCACACGACAAAAGAAGGGAACGACTTTTAAACAAGTGTGTGACGTTTGTGGTGCAAATCATCAAGTAAATCGGTGTAAAtttagactttatatatgtcGAGTTTGCAACGAACAAggtcatttaaaaaaggtttgtcCAGTACTACAAAGGCAGGTGTCATTAAACATCGTAAAAAATGATAGTTCCGTATGCAAAGAAAACGAAGGCTCGGGCAGTGAGGAGGtaaacaatttttctataagtagttatttaaaaaaatttgcaccatacacaattagtatcaatattgataacTGTGTTCTTTGTATGGAAATAGACACGGGCAGTGCGATATCATGCATTAGTTATaattgctataagaaatatctgtcacataatttaattcgaaagtgtgatttaaatttacgctATTATACTGGAGAAATTTTAAAACCCGTTGGTAAAATAAGTCCtatagttaattacaaaaataaaagaaaatcgttggatttatttattataaaagatgcaAAAACGAATCTGTTAGGCAGGCATTGGATTAGCGAGTTACAGATCGAGATTCCTATTATGAATTGtaatagtattgattttaattccaagctgtttaattttaatgaattcagtTCCAGATATTGTGAAGTGTTTTCGGACGGGCTGGGACGATTCAATGGTGGAACGGTTGGTTTTCGGCTGCGACCCGACGCGAAGCCGGTGTTCATGCGCGCACGACCGCTCGCTTACGCACTTCGCGAGCCTGTGGAGCGGGCGCTGGATCAGCTGGTACGGGATGGAGTGATCACGCCGGTTACTACATCTGACTGGGCTACACCGATCGTACCGGTAATGAAAAAGGACggcattttaaattaacattaaataagtgcTTGGAGGTGGatcgttttcc
Encoded here:
- the LOC126768999 gene encoding uncharacterized protein LOC126768999 produces the protein MSVGKLEQFDLGKDDWNLYVDRLEQYFIVNDVKPAIRVATLITVIGSDAYELMVNLCTPVKPSAKSYEELVDVMRRHLQPKPSVLAERFKFRQRVQRHNESVAEYAAALKKLTKHCGFCSETLLDNLRDQFVCGINSDCIRQRMFAEDNITFDSAFKLAVTMEAAEADAALVEGRTRRLGDGVSEAEESINQITSRKRSTGKHLQKYMNVGTREPVLSSGTSLTSGAIISRRSDNNMNDFTRQKKGTTFKQVCDVCGANHQVNRCKFRLYICRVCNEQGHLKKVCPVLQRQVSLNIVKNDSSVCKENEGSGSEEFQIL